A portion of the Rhodopseudomonas sp. BAL398 genome contains these proteins:
- a CDS encoding DUF169 domain-containing protein: MPAIAHVQTDLATMVADLNALLRLKTTVIGMKMFASIAEMEVIPKIRRPSAIHTTDQIVSMASRLGWTVGITADDLVGAQCRAVIGLAPQDDTWLAGRSYVGVWHETQEDAGKRQQALDVVPFGQYQAMAVSPLASGRLNPPDICLVYATPGQMIILINGLQYSGYKKFDWSVVGETACADSWGRALATGEPSLSLPCYAERRYGGVPDEEMLMALRPAQLAKAIAGMKALAKNGLRYPIAPYGIQADVRAGMGVSYAAK, translated from the coding sequence ATGCCAGCCATCGCGCACGTCCAGACTGATCTCGCCACCATGGTCGCCGACCTCAACGCGCTGTTGCGGCTGAAGACCACCGTGATCGGGATGAAGATGTTTGCGTCGATCGCCGAGATGGAGGTGATCCCGAAAATCCGGCGGCCGAGTGCGATCCACACCACCGACCAGATCGTCAGCATGGCGTCGCGGCTGGGCTGGACCGTCGGCATCACCGCCGACGACCTGGTCGGCGCGCAATGCCGCGCGGTGATCGGTCTGGCGCCGCAGGACGATACCTGGCTGGCCGGGCGGTCCTATGTCGGCGTCTGGCATGAGACGCAGGAGGATGCCGGCAAGCGGCAGCAGGCGCTCGATGTGGTGCCGTTCGGGCAATATCAGGCGATGGCGGTGTCGCCGTTGGCCAGCGGGCGGCTCAATCCGCCGGATATCTGCCTGGTCTATGCAACGCCGGGGCAGATGATCATCCTGATCAACGGGCTGCAATATAGCGGCTACAAGAAGTTCGACTGGAGCGTGGTCGGCGAGACCGCCTGCGCCGATTCATGGGGCAGGGCGCTGGCGACCGGCGAGCCCAGCCTGTCACTGCCATGCTATGCGGAGCGGCGCTATGGCGGCGTGCCCGATGAGGAAATGCTGATGGCGCTGCGCCCTGCGCAGCTCGCCAAGGCGATCGCCGGCATGAAGGCGCTGGCCAAGAACGGGTTGCGCTATCCGATCGCGCCCTATGGCATCCAGGCCGATGTCCGCGCCGGCATGGGCGTGTCCTATGCGGCGAAGTAA
- a CDS encoding SDR family oxidoreductase, with product MRDFAGRIAVITGGGAGMGRELARQLIAEGCNVAICDVSADAMAETKRLCEVERLPQGLRITTHLVDVSDEAQMLRFRDEVAAQHDTDKIHLLFNNAGIGGGGSMIANSREHWEKTFNICWGGVYLGVRCFLPMLLKADAGHIVNTSSVNGFWASIGLNTPHTAYSAAKFAVKGFSEALMCDLKLNAPHIKCSVVMPGHIGTSIVANSRKIQNGSDADALSAEEIAAARRRLDANGVDSGPMSDDEIQAMVHERARSFLEEAPTTAAAAARIILDGVRTERWRILVGDDAELLDQRVRATPEQAYDGDFYHSFATEVGWKLG from the coding sequence ATGAGGGATTTTGCCGGCAGGATTGCTGTCATCACCGGGGGCGGCGCCGGCATGGGCCGCGAGCTCGCCCGCCAGCTGATCGCCGAAGGCTGCAATGTCGCGATCTGCGACGTCTCCGCCGATGCGATGGCCGAGACCAAACGGCTGTGCGAGGTCGAACGTCTGCCGCAGGGGCTGCGCATCACGACGCATCTGGTCGACGTCTCCGACGAGGCGCAGATGCTGCGGTTTCGCGACGAGGTCGCCGCCCAGCACGACACCGACAAGATCCATCTGCTGTTCAACAATGCCGGGATCGGCGGCGGCGGCAGCATGATCGCCAACAGCCGCGAGCATTGGGAGAAGACCTTCAATATCTGCTGGGGCGGGGTCTATCTCGGCGTCCGCTGCTTCCTGCCGATGCTGCTCAAGGCCGACGCCGGCCACATCGTCAACACCTCCAGCGTCAACGGCTTCTGGGCCTCGATCGGGCTGAATACGCCGCACACCGCCTATAGTGCGGCGAAATTCGCCGTCAAAGGTTTTTCCGAAGCGCTGATGTGCGACCTCAAGCTGAACGCGCCGCATATCAAGTGTTCGGTGGTGATGCCGGGCCATATCGGCACCTCGATCGTGGCGAATTCGCGCAAGATCCAGAATGGCAGCGACGCCGACGCGCTCAGCGCTGAGGAAATCGCCGCCGCCCGCCGGCGGCTGGACGCCAACGGCGTTGATAGTGGTCCGATGTCCGACGACGAGATCCAGGCGATGGTGCACGAGCGGGCGCGCAGCTTTCTCGAAGAGGCGCCGACCACGGCCGCCGCCGCGGCACGGATCATCCTCGACGGCGTTCGGACCGAGCGCTGGCGCATCCTGGTCGGCGACGACGCCGAGCTGCTCGACCAACGGGTCCGCGCCACGCCGGAGCAGGCCTATGACGGCGATTTCTACCACAGTTTCGCGACCGAGGTTGGCTGGAAGCTGGGGTAA
- a CDS encoding chloride channel protein, translated as MSESSAAIAEPLAIEGPPVRDERRVNLLVLCCLALVIGVMTGVGAVALRYLIGLFHNLFYNGTFSFLYDANISEGPSWYGNWVFLAPVIGGLIVVFLVERFAPEAKGHGVPEVMDAVFYKGGNIRGQVAVIKSLASALSIGSGAAVGREGPIIQIGAALGSAFSQAIHLSPWQKVTLLSAGAGAGIAATFNTPLGGVLFALEILLPEVSNRTFLPVVIATGAATMLGRLLIGPAPAFVVPDIMFPAAQSFNLQELAAFVLLGILCGVAAWMFIRLLVFMEDWFPTIPGGIYVQNLIGMSVIGLMMVVMMRTFGHPYVDGVGYGVIQSVLDHSMTGIGLLLLLFVMKLLATTISLGCGASGGIFSPSLYLGATLGGSFAAVAGMVLPNAGLTIPSAAIVGMAAMVGAGTGGVMTAIVMVFEMTRDYAIIVPVIVAVAVAAGVRRTLIGETIYTVKLRHRGHRIPKERHINLYLVRQAQDIMERRYIVVTAGTSLKDALSEADVDDLPTIIVEREGRIAGLVPPRSGLWRELRDHPDILVDHFAERRMVLCRDVDLLSRVFGRLKIRRSGAAIVFHGERRPRVADIVGVVTKRAVADAVIDSYHE; from the coding sequence ATGTCTGAATCGTCCGCCGCCATCGCCGAGCCTCTCGCCATCGAAGGGCCGCCCGTTCGCGACGAAAGACGGGTCAATCTGCTGGTGCTGTGCTGCCTGGCGCTGGTGATCGGGGTGATGACCGGCGTTGGCGCGGTGGCGCTGCGCTATTTGATCGGGCTGTTTCACAACCTGTTCTATAATGGGACATTCAGCTTTCTGTATGACGCCAATATCAGCGAGGGACCGAGCTGGTACGGCAATTGGGTGTTTCTGGCGCCGGTGATCGGCGGGCTGATCGTCGTGTTTCTGGTGGAACGCTTTGCTCCCGAGGCCAAGGGCCACGGCGTTCCCGAGGTCATGGACGCGGTGTTCTACAAGGGCGGCAATATTCGCGGCCAGGTTGCGGTAATCAAATCGCTGGCCTCGGCGCTGTCGATCGGCAGCGGCGCCGCGGTCGGCCGCGAGGGCCCGATCATTCAGATCGGCGCCGCGCTGGGCTCGGCCTTTTCCCAGGCGATCCACCTGTCGCCCTGGCAGAAGGTGACGCTGCTGTCGGCGGGCGCCGGGGCGGGCATTGCCGCCACCTTCAACACGCCGCTGGGCGGCGTGCTGTTCGCGCTGGAAATCCTGCTGCCGGAAGTCTCCAACCGGACCTTCCTTCCTGTCGTGATCGCCACGGGCGCGGCCACCATGCTGGGACGGTTGCTGATCGGGCCGGCGCCGGCCTTTGTCGTGCCCGACATCATGTTTCCGGCGGCGCAATCCTTCAACCTGCAGGAATTGGCGGCTTTCGTGCTGCTCGGCATCCTGTGCGGCGTGGCCGCGTGGATGTTCATTCGGCTGCTCGTGTTCATGGAGGATTGGTTCCCCACGATCCCCGGCGGCATCTACGTGCAGAATCTGATCGGCATGTCGGTGATCGGCCTGATGATGGTGGTGATGATGCGCACCTTCGGCCATCCCTATGTGGATGGCGTCGGCTACGGCGTGATCCAGTCGGTGCTCGACCACAGCATGACCGGGATCGGCCTGTTGCTGCTGCTGTTTGTGATGAAGCTGCTGGCGACCACGATCAGCCTCGGCTGCGGCGCCTCCGGCGGCATCTTCTCGCCGTCGCTCTATCTTGGCGCCACGCTGGGCGGGTCTTTTGCGGCGGTCGCCGGCATGGTGCTGCCCAATGCCGGCCTGACGATTCCGTCGGCGGCGATCGTCGGCATGGCCGCGATGGTCGGCGCCGGCACAGGCGGGGTGATGACCGCGATCGTCATGGTGTTCGAAATGACCCGCGACTACGCCATCATCGTGCCGGTGATCGTCGCCGTCGCGGTCGCCGCCGGCGTCCGCCGCACGTTGATCGGCGAGACCATCTACACCGTCAAGCTGCGCCACCGCGGCCACCGCATCCCGAAGGAGCGCCATATCAATCTGTATCTGGTGCGGCAGGCGCAGGACATCATGGAGCGCCGCTACATCGTCGTGACCGCCGGCACCTCGCTCAAGGACGCGCTCAGCGAGGCGGATGTCGACGATCTGCCCACCATCATCGTTGAGCGCGAGGGACGCATCGCCGGTTTGGTGCCGCCGCGCTCAGGGCTGTGGCGGGAATTGCGTGACCATCCTGATATTCTGGTCGACCACTTTGCCGAGCGCCGCATGGTGCTGTGCCGCGATGTCGATCTGCTCAGCCGGGTGTTCGGCCGCCTGAAAATCCGCCGCTCCGGCGCCGCGATCGTGTTCCATGGCGAGCGGCGGCCGCGCGTCGCCGATATCGTCGGCGTCGTCACCAAACGGGCGGTCGCCGACGCGGTGATCGACAGCTATCACGAATGA
- a CDS encoding MerR family transcriptional regulator: protein MDKAPDAFRTISEVADELDIPQHVLRFWETRFTQIKPMKRSGGRRYYRPDDVDLLKGIRRLLYGEGYTIRGVQRILKEHGIKSVQRLADASTTATFGAVEEAIGRSVSEPVHELAPGIDADDDDYESEPAALDLHAAMHEPRFGADVEADAAEDDSDVIPGVEASAHPFDVIWLRGVLEDLVACRQLIDAAMKDS, encoded by the coding sequence TTGGACAAAGCGCCGGATGCATTCCGAACCATCAGCGAAGTCGCCGACGAGCTCGACATCCCCCAGCATGTGCTGAGATTCTGGGAAACCCGCTTTACCCAGATCAAGCCGATGAAGCGCAGCGGCGGCCGGCGCTATTATCGCCCCGACGACGTTGATCTGCTCAAGGGCATTCGCCGGCTGCTCTATGGCGAGGGCTACACCATCCGCGGTGTGCAGCGGATCCTCAAGGAGCACGGCATCAAATCGGTGCAGCGGCTGGCCGACGCCTCGACCACCGCCACCTTCGGCGCAGTCGAGGAAGCGATCGGGCGCAGCGTCTCCGAACCGGTGCACGAATTGGCACCGGGCATCGACGCCGATGACGATGATTACGAAAGCGAGCCCGCGGCACTGGATCTTCACGCGGCGATGCACGAGCCGCGGTTCGGCGCCGACGTCGAAGCCGACGCTGCCGAGGACGACAGCGACGTGATCCCCGGCGTCGAGGCCTCGGCGCACCCGTTCGACGTGATCTGGCTGCGCGGCGTGCTGGAAGATCTGGTGGCCTGCCGGCAATTGATCGACGCCGCGATGAAGGACAGCTGA
- a CDS encoding integration host factor subunit alpha, translating to MSGTGKTVTRVDLCEAVYQKVGLSRTESSAFVELVLKEITDCLEKGETVKLSSFGSFMVRKKGQRIGRNPKTGTEVPISPRRVMVFKPSAILKQRINANGAGEPEATGN from the coding sequence ATGAGCGGAACCGGCAAGACAGTTACACGCGTCGATTTGTGCGAGGCGGTCTACCAAAAGGTGGGCCTGTCGCGGACGGAGTCGTCGGCGTTCGTTGAGTTGGTGCTCAAGGAAATCACCGACTGCCTGGAGAAGGGCGAGACCGTGAAACTGTCCTCGTTCGGATCGTTCATGGTGCGCAAGAAGGGCCAGCGGATCGGCCGTAATCCAAAAACCGGGACTGAAGTTCCGATCTCGCCGCGCCGGGTCATGGTGTTCAAGCCGTCGGCGATCCTCAAGCAAAGGATCAACGCCAACGGCGCAGGCGAACCGGAAGCCACCGGCAACTGA
- a CDS encoding beta-ketoacyl-ACP synthase III codes for MTAIRSVVLGCGAYLPERVLTNAELAAQVDTSDEWIVQRTGIKERHIAAEGEFTSHLAINAAKAALADAGIDAQQIDLIVLATSTPDNTFPATAVAVQAALGINHGAAFDLQAVCSGFVFAVATADNFLRGGSFKRALVIGAETFSRILDWNDRGTCVLFGDGAGAIVLEAQEGWGTSADRGVLTTHLRSDGRHKMKLYVDGGPSSTGTVGHLRMEGREVFKHAVGMITGVIVDAFEASGTTAEDIDWFVPHQANKRIIDASAHKLHIAPQKVVMTVDRHGNTSAASIPLALAAAVADGRIKKGNLVLLEAMGGGFTWGSALLRW; via the coding sequence GTGACTGCAATACGTTCGGTTGTGCTTGGCTGCGGCGCTTATCTGCCGGAGCGCGTCCTGACCAACGCCGAACTGGCAGCCCAGGTGGATACGTCCGACGAGTGGATCGTGCAGCGCACCGGCATCAAGGAGCGCCACATCGCCGCCGAGGGCGAGTTCACCTCGCATCTGGCGATCAACGCCGCCAAGGCCGCGCTGGCCGATGCCGGGATCGACGCCCAGCAGATCGACCTGATCGTGCTGGCGACCTCGACGCCGGACAACACCTTTCCCGCCACCGCGGTCGCCGTGCAGGCCGCGCTCGGCATCAATCACGGCGCCGCCTTCGACCTGCAGGCAGTGTGTTCGGGCTTCGTCTTCGCGGTCGCCACCGCCGATAATTTTCTGCGCGGCGGGTCGTTCAAGCGCGCGCTGGTGATCGGCGCCGAGACCTTTTCGCGGATTCTGGACTGGAACGACCGCGGCACTTGCGTCCTGTTCGGCGATGGCGCCGGCGCCATCGTGCTCGAAGCGCAGGAAGGCTGGGGCACCAGCGCCGATCGCGGCGTGCTGACCACGCATTTGCGTTCGGACGGACGCCACAAGATGAAGCTCTATGTCGATGGCGGCCCGTCCTCGACCGGGACCGTCGGCCATCTTCGGATGGAGGGCCGCGAAGTGTTCAAGCACGCGGTTGGCATGATTACTGGGGTGATCGTCGATGCGTTCGAAGCCAGCGGCACCACCGCCGAGGACATCGACTGGTTCGTGCCGCATCAGGCCAATAAGCGGATCATCGACGCTTCCGCGCACAAACTCCATATTGCGCCGCAAAAGGTGGTGATGACGGTGGATCGCCACGGCAACACCTCGGCGGCCTCGATTCCGCTGGCGCTGGCGGCCGCGGTGGCCGATGGCCGCATCAAGAAGGGCAATTTGGTGCTGCTGGAGGCCATGGGCGGCGGCTTCACCTGGGGCTCGGCATTGCTGCGCTGGTAG
- the plsX gene encoding phosphate acyltransferase PlsX, protein MPQKVRIALDAMGGDVGASVVVPGAAISLSRHPDTEFLLFGDSAVINTQLDLHPALKKVSRVIHTDVSVSMDDKPSQALRRGRKVSSMWLAIEAVKKGEADVAVSAGNTGALMAMARFCLRMLPGIDRPAIAAVWPTIRGDSVVLDLGATIGGDAQHLKALAVMGSAMASVLFDLERPTVGLLNIGVEEIKGGEEIREAAELLRAMQAPQFEFIGFVEGDGIGKGAADVIVSEGFSGNIALKAAEGTARQISEYLKAAMARTWSSKLGYLFARGAFRALRDKMDPNKSNGGVFLGLNGIVVKSHGGTNADGFAYAVDVGYEMVRYDLLTKINQTLNRDGGALAPTA, encoded by the coding sequence ATGCCTCAGAAGGTTCGAATCGCGCTTGACGCCATGGGGGGCGATGTCGGTGCTTCGGTCGTCGTTCCCGGCGCGGCGATCTCGCTGTCGCGCCATCCCGACACCGAATTCCTGCTGTTCGGCGACAGCGCCGTGATCAACACGCAGCTCGATCTGCACCCGGCGCTGAAGAAGGTCTCGCGCGTCATCCACACCGACGTCTCCGTCAGCATGGACGACAAGCCGAGCCAGGCGCTGCGCCGTGGCCGCAAGGTCTCGTCGATGTGGCTGGCGATCGAGGCGGTGAAGAAGGGCGAGGCCGATGTCGCGGTCTCGGCCGGCAATACCGGGGCGCTGATGGCGATGGCGCGCTTCTGCCTGCGGATGCTGCCCGGCATAGACCGGCCGGCGATCGCGGCGGTGTGGCCGACGATCCGCGGCGATTCGGTGGTGCTCGATCTCGGCGCCACCATCGGCGGCGACGCCCAGCACCTCAAGGCGCTGGCGGTGATGGGCAGCGCGATGGCCAGTGTGTTGTTCGATCTGGAGCGGCCGACCGTGGGGCTGCTCAATATCGGCGTCGAGGAAATCAAGGGCGGCGAAGAGATTCGCGAGGCCGCCGAATTGCTGCGGGCGATGCAGGCACCGCAATTCGAGTTCATCGGCTTCGTCGAGGGCGACGGCATCGGCAAGGGCGCCGCCGACGTCATCGTCTCCGAAGGTTTTAGCGGCAACATCGCCCTGAAGGCGGCCGAGGGCACCGCGCGCCAGATCAGCGAATATCTCAAAGCCGCGATGGCGCGGACCTGGAGTTCGAAGCTCGGCTATCTGTTCGCGCGCGGCGCGTTCCGGGCGCTGCGCGACAAGATGGACCCCAACAAGTCGAATGGCGGGGTGTTTCTCGGCCTCAACGGCATCGTGGTCAAAAGCCATGGCGGAACCAATGCCGACGGCTTTGCCTATGCGGTGGATGTTGGTTATGAGATGGTTCGTTATGATCTGCTGACTAAGATCAACCAAACACTCAACCGCGATGGCGGCGCCCTGGCGCCGACCGCCTAG
- a CDS encoding YceD family protein has protein sequence MTDNDNPWSVAVTVMQIPETGLHREIEAKASERDAIAALGGLQKVLVATAALDLTPVGEGRVRVQGWVKARVCQTCVVTLDPVENEVDEAIDLIFAPASQIRELAESIDDGPEVEAADPPEPIEKGIIDIGRLATDALFLGLDPYPRKPDAVFEPIVEPIAPEEHPFAALKALKTPEKPSRSRKTKRD, from the coding sequence ATGACGGACAACGACAATCCCTGGAGCGTGGCGGTCACGGTGATGCAGATTCCCGAGACCGGGCTGCATCGCGAGATCGAGGCCAAGGCCAGCGAACGCGACGCGATCGCGGCGCTCGGCGGCCTGCAGAAGGTGTTGGTGGCGACGGCGGCACTCGATCTGACCCCGGTCGGTGAGGGCCGGGTAAGGGTGCAGGGCTGGGTCAAGGCGCGGGTGTGCCAGACCTGCGTGGTGACGCTGGACCCGGTCGAGAACGAGGTCGACGAGGCGATCGACCTGATTTTTGCCCCGGCGTCGCAGATTCGCGAATTGGCGGAATCGATCGATGACGGCCCCGAGGTCGAGGCTGCCGATCCGCCGGAGCCGATCGAGAAGGGCATCATCGATATCGGCCGGCTGGCGACCGACGCGCTGTTTTTGGGACTCGATCCCTATCCGCGCAAGCCTGACGCCGTGTTCGAGCCGATCGTCGAGCCGATCGCCCCCGAGGAGCATCCGTTTGCCGCGCTGAAGGCGCTCAAAACGCCCGAAAAGCCGTCCCGCTCCCGGAAAACCAAGCGCGATTGA
- a CDS encoding ubiquinol-cytochrome C chaperone family protein, with protein MFWPFNRFSQPRTPSRGTIEVIYGMIVAQAREPTFYQDLGVADTVNGRFEMIVLHLWMVLRRIRAIPDNKPFAQALFDYFCSDLDANLRELGVGDLTVPKRMQAFGEAFYGRSTAYDMAIEAGEDDLARALNKNVLNGAGPDEAKRLATYVIRSLAALDGIDRAHLRTGSFRFQQPVVV; from the coding sequence ATGTTTTGGCCGTTCAATCGCTTCAGTCAACCCCGGACGCCGTCGCGCGGCACCATTGAGGTCATCTATGGCATGATCGTGGCGCAAGCGCGAGAGCCCACGTTTTATCAGGATCTCGGTGTAGCGGACACGGTCAACGGGCGGTTCGAGATGATCGTGCTGCATCTGTGGATGGTGCTGCGGCGAATCCGGGCGATACCGGACAACAAACCGTTTGCGCAGGCGCTGTTCGACTATTTCTGCAGCGATCTGGATGCCAATCTGCGCGAATTGGGCGTCGGCGATCTCACCGTGCCGAAGCGGATGCAAGCGTTCGGCGAGGCGTTTTATGGCCGCTCGACGGCCTATGATATGGCGATCGAAGCTGGCGAGGACGATTTGGCCAGGGCGCTGAACAAGAATGTGCTGAATGGGGCGGGGCCGGACGAGGCGAAGCGGCTGGCGACCTATGTGATACGGTCACTGGCGGCGCTGGACGGTATCGACCGCGCCCATCTGCGCACCGGGTCGTTCCGCTTTCAACAGCCGGTGGTGGTATGA
- a CDS encoding outer membrane protein assembly factor BamE — protein MRISKQDRGRGNPTPARATKWRRLGPALAAALMVAGLGGCTSETFQKGYILPTGALEQIPIGASQDQVLIVMGTPSTVATLNGEVFYYISQRAERPVAFMPQKVVDQRVIAIYFDQNRMVRRIANYGLQDGKIFDFISRTTPTSGQEMSYLGPLFRLISFH, from the coding sequence ATGAGAATTTCGAAGCAAGACCGCGGACGCGGCAACCCGACGCCCGCGCGCGCGACCAAATGGCGTCGATTGGGCCCTGCCCTCGCCGCCGCATTGATGGTCGCGGGCCTTGGCGGCTGCACCTCCGAAACCTTCCAGAAGGGCTATATCCTGCCGACCGGCGCACTCGAGCAGATCCCGATCGGCGCCAGCCAGGATCAGGTGCTGATCGTGATGGGCACGCCCTCGACGGTGGCGACGCTGAACGGCGAGGTATTCTATTATATTTCGCAGCGCGCCGAGCGCCCGGTGGCGTTCATGCCGCAGAAGGTCGTCGACCAACGGGTCATCGCGATCTATTTCGATCAAAATCGCATGGTCCGGCGAATCGCCAATTACGGGTTACAGGACGGCAAGATCTTCGACTTCATCAGCCGCACCACACCGACCAGCGGCCAGGAAATGAGCTATCTCGGCCCGCTGTTCCGGCTGATCAGTTTCCACTAG
- a CDS encoding sodium-translocating pyrophosphatase — protein sequence MIALWVIVLCGALSIVYAIWATASVMGADAGNARMQEIAAAVREGAQAYLKRQYMTIALVGVVIFALLYYFLGALVAVGFVIGAVLSGAAGFIGMNVSVRANVRTAQAATTSLAGGLELAFKAGAITGMLVAGLALLGVTIYFAYLTHYLNLAANSRTVVDALVALGFGASLISIFARLGGGIFTKGADVGGDLVGKVEAGIPEDDPRNPATIADNVGDNVGDCAGMAADLFETYAVTAVATMVLAAIFFANSPLLVNMMTLPLAIGGACIITSIIGTFFVKLGASQSIMGALYKGLIATGVLSLFAVAGVIYALVGFGPLGVKAASGVEYTGLALFACGIVGLAVTGLIIWITEYYTGTDYRPVKSIAASSVTGHGTNVIQGLAISMESTAMPAIVIIAGILVTFSLAGLFGIAIATTTMLALAGMIVALDAFGPVTDNAGGIAEMAGLPKEVRKATDALDAVGNTTKAVTKGYAIGSAGLGALVLFAAYNEDLKYFTANAVQFPYFKGVLPDFALTNPYVVVGLLFGGLLPYLFGAMGMTAVGRAASAIVEEVRRQFREKPGIMQGTDKPDYGKAVDLLTKAAIKEMIIPSLLPVLSPIFVYFAIYAIAGGGAAGKSAAFSAVGAMLLGVIVTGLFVAISMTSGGGAWDNAKKYIEDGHYGGKGSDAHKAAVTGDTVGDPYKDTAGPAVNPMIKITNIVALLLLAILAH from the coding sequence ATGATAGCTTTATGGGTGATTGTGCTCTGCGGGGCACTTTCGATTGTGTACGCCATCTGGGCGACGGCATCGGTGATGGGCGCCGACGCCGGCAATGCAAGGATGCAGGAAATCGCCGCCGCCGTGCGCGAAGGCGCGCAGGCCTATCTCAAGCGCCAATACATGACCATCGCCCTCGTCGGCGTGGTGATCTTCGCGCTGCTGTACTACTTCCTCGGCGCGCTGGTCGCGGTGGGATTCGTGATCGGCGCGGTGCTCTCGGGCGCTGCCGGCTTCATCGGCATGAACGTCTCGGTGCGCGCCAATGTCCGCACCGCGCAGGCCGCCACCACCTCGCTGGCCGGCGGACTTGAACTGGCCTTCAAGGCCGGCGCCATCACCGGCATGCTGGTCGCCGGTCTGGCGCTGCTCGGCGTCACCATCTACTTCGCTTACCTGACGCATTACCTCAATCTGGCGGCCAACAGCCGCACCGTTGTCGACGCGCTGGTGGCGCTCGGCTTCGGCGCCTCGCTGATCTCGATCTTCGCCCGTCTCGGCGGCGGCATCTTCACCAAGGGTGCGGATGTCGGCGGCGATCTGGTCGGCAAGGTCGAGGCCGGCATTCCGGAAGACGATCCGCGCAACCCGGCCACCATCGCCGACAATGTCGGCGACAATGTCGGCGATTGCGCCGGCATGGCGGCCGATCTGTTCGAGACCTATGCGGTGACCGCGGTCGCCACCATGGTGCTGGCCGCGATCTTCTTCGCCAACTCGCCGCTGCTGGTCAACATGATGACGCTGCCGCTCGCCATCGGCGGCGCCTGCATCATCACCTCGATCATCGGCACCTTCTTCGTCAAGCTCGGCGCCAGCCAGTCGATCATGGGCGCGCTCTATAAGGGCCTGATCGCCACCGGCGTATTGTCGCTGTTCGCGGTGGCGGGCGTGATCTACGCGCTGGTCGGCTTCGGCCCGCTCGGTGTCAAAGCCGCCTCCGGGGTCGAATATACCGGCCTTGCCTTGTTCGCATGTGGCATCGTCGGTCTGGCCGTCACCGGCCTGATCATCTGGATCACCGAATACTACACCGGCACCGATTATCGCCCGGTGAAGTCGATCGCGGCGTCGTCGGTCACCGGCCACGGCACCAATGTGATCCAGGGCCTGGCGATCTCGATGGAATCGACGGCGATGCCGGCGATCGTCATCATCGCCGGCATTCTGGTCACCTTCAGCCTGGCCGGCCTGTTCGGCATCGCGATTGCCACCACCACGATGCTGGCGCTGGCCGGCATGATCGTGGCGCTCGACGCCTTCGGCCCGGTCACCGACAATGCCGGCGGCATCGCCGAAATGGCCGGCCTGCCCAAGGAAGTCCGCAAGGCTACCGACGCGCTCGACGCCGTCGGCAACACCACCAAGGCGGTCACCAAGGGCTACGCGATCGGCTCCGCCGGTCTCGGCGCGCTGGTGCTGTTCGCCGCCTATAATGAAGACCTGAAATACTTCACCGCCAACGCGGTGCAGTTCCCGTACTTCAAGGGCGTGCTGCCGGACTTCGCGCTGACCAACCCCTATGTGGTGGTCGGACTGCTGTTCGGCGGCTTGCTGCCCTATCTGTTCGGCGCGATGGGCATGACCGCGGTCGGCCGCGCGGCGAGCGCGATCGTCGAGGAAGTGCGACGCCAGTTCCGCGAGAAGCCGGGCATCATGCAGGGCACCGACAAGCCTGATTACGGCAAGGCCGTCGACCTGCTGACCAAGGCGGCGATCAAGGAAATGATCATCCCGTCGCTGCTGCCGGTGCTGTCGCCGATCTTCGTCTACTTCGCGATCTATGCGATCGCCGGCGGCGGCGCGGCCGGCAAGTCGGCGGCGTTCTCGGCGGTCGGCGCGATGCTGCTCGGCGTCATCGTCACCGGCCTGTTCGTGGCGATCTCGATGACCTCGGGCGGCGGCGCTTGGGACAACGCCAAAAAGTACATCGAGGACGGCCATTACGGTGGCAAGGGCTCGGACGCCCACAAGGCCGCGGTGACCGGCGACACCGTCGGCGACCCCTACAAGGACACGGCGGGTCCCGCCGTCAATCCGATGATCAAGATCACCAACATCGTGGCGCTGCTGCTGCTGGCGATCCTGGCGCACTGA